In one window of Hevea brasiliensis isolate MT/VB/25A 57/8 chromosome 10, ASM3005281v1, whole genome shotgun sequence DNA:
- the LOC110664488 gene encoding probable xyloglucan endotransglucosylase/hydrolase protein 6: protein MALCLYLRNATFFFLFFYFLAFSLPVSARPATFLQDFKVTWSESHIRQIDGGRAIQLVLDQSSGCGFASKMQYLFGRVSMRIKLIPGDSAGTVTAFYMNSDTDNIRDELDFEFLGNRTGQPYTVQTNIYAHGKGDREQRINLWFDPSVDFHLYTILWNHRQIVFYVDDVPIRVYKNNEAKGIPYPKLQSMGVYSTLWEADDWATRGGLEKIDWSKAPFYAYYKDFDIEGCPVPGPANCASNPRNWWEGATYQSLNAVEARKYRWVRMNHMIYDYCTDKSRYPVAPPECMARV, encoded by the exons ATGGCCTTGTGTCTCTACTTAAGAAATgctactttcttcttccttttcttttattttcttgcattttctctcCCTGTCTCTGCTAGACCTGCAACTTTTCTTCAGGATTTTAAAGTCACTTGGTCTGAATCCCATATCAGGCAAATCGATGGAGGGAGGGCTATCCAACTCGTTCTAGACCAAAGCTCAG GATGTGGGTTTGCCTCCAAGATGCAGTACTTGTTTGGTCGTGTAAGCATGAGGATCAAGCTCATCCCTGGAGACTCTGCAGGAACTGTCACAGCCTTTTAT ATGAATTCGGACACAGACAATATACGAGACGAACTGGACTTTGAATTCTTGGGGAATAGAACAGGACAGCCATACACAGTCCAAACAAATATCTATGCTCATGGAAAGGGTGACAGAGAACAAAGAATTAACTTGTGGTTTGACCCTTCCGTAGACTTCCACCTGTACACTATCCTCTGGAACCATCGCCAAATTGT GTTTTATGTAGATGATGTGCCTATCAGGGTTTACAAGAATAATGAAGCAAAAGGAATCCCATACCCCAAGCTCCAGTCTATGGGAGTATATTCAACATTATGGGAAGCCGATGATTGGGCAACAAGGGGTGGCCTGGAAAAGATTGACTGGAGCAAAGCCCCATTCTATGCATACTACAAGGACTTTGACATTGAAGGATGTCCAGTCCCAGGACCAGCAAATTGTGCCTCAAACCCCAGAAACTGGTGGGAGGGTGCTACTTACCAATCCCTCAACGCAGTAGAAGCTAGGAAATATAGGTGGGTTCGTATGAACCACATGATCTACGACTACTGTACTGACAAGTCTCGATACCCGGTTGCTCCACCGGAGTGCATGGCCCGAGTCTGA